GCCGATGGTGTCATGTGTCTGTGGAGCCAACCGGCGGTGGCTGAGGGCTATGGTGAAAAGCTGACACCGATCGATCTGCCTTCTGTGCCGGCGGTGCTGATCAATCCGTTGGTCGAATGTTCGACAGCGGCGGTCTATGCCGGCTTTGACGCACAAGGCAAGTTCAACGACCTTGAAGCCGGCCGCGGCTTTTCCGGTATTGTCAATATTGATGATATGGTTACGGCGCTTAGCCATACACGCAATGACTTGCAGGCGCCGGCGATCCGTATGCAGCCCGTCATTGCCCAGGTTCTGACCGATCTTGAAGCCCAACAAGAAACCTTGTTCGCCCGTATGTCCGGCTCCGGCGCTACCTGTTTCGCCCTTTGCCGCACTGACGAAGACGCTGAAGCCCTAAGCGTGCGTCTGCGCGTGATGTACCCGTCCGGCTGGGGCAGGCGCTGTCGCCTTGGCTGAGGCGGGGCGATTTGAGCGCATCGCCATCTCTACCTTATTGTCCGGGTCGTTGAGAAGCTTATGATAGGCTTTTGAATCAACAGGATAAATGGCTATTTTCCCAGCATAATTATAGTGCGCGCCAAAGCCATGGGTCTTGGTCAGCGGTGAGGCCCGCATACACGGGTGGCCCTTGGAAAAGAAGGCTTCGCGGTGGCTTTCGCGGTCGGCTGCATCGATATCGTTGCGCTGACACCAGATTTCAAAATTGAAGCTGTCGAGATCGTATTCGTAAGGATGATCGGTCAGAAGATCGTAATGCATGCGCGCCACGCTTGGCTTGCCAGGCTTGACCTTGGGGACAATGCCCATGGCAGCATCGCTGTCATCGGCTATGCGAATGAAAGTATTGGTAATTTTCATGTAACATCCCCGCACGCATTGGAACTTTATGGGCGAGATTTAGACCTTCGCCACATAAAAAGACGATACGAATATCAGTGTGAGAATACGCCTTTTTTGCCCATATACCAGCACAAGATGAGGCAAGGCAGGCCGATCAGCGCGGTGCCCATAAAGAAGGCGGAATAGGCGTTGAAGAGGCCGAGATCCGGTTTGATCAGATCGACCGCCCAGCCCGAAAAGCCTTTGAGAAACTTGCCCGTGAAGGCGGCGACCGAATACATCAGCGCATAGTGGGTGAGGGTATGTTCGCGGCCTTGCCGGCTGTTAAGGGTTTGCTGAGTCATGAAGCCGACGAGCGCGGTCTCGGCGATGCCGTTGGAAAAGTTATCGGCCACGAGCGTGAGGCCAAAGATGACCGGATCGCCATGCGACACCGCCATCCATGAGAAACATATGTTGGAGATCGGGCCGACCAGAGCGCCCAGTAGGAAACTACGCTGGACACCCAGCCATAACAGGCATGATCCGCCGGCGGCGATGCCGATAAAGGACGCCCACAAACCGATGGAGGCGCGCATGGCAGCGATGGTGTCCTGATCGAGGCCGGTATCCTGATAAAGCGGGCCGGCCACCGGGCCGATCAGGTAATCCGGCAGGCGGTAAAGCGCCAGAGTCAGCAGGATCAGGCCAGCCGTGCCCTTATGCGCGTTGAAAAAGCTGACGAAGGGCTCAACGATCAGGGCGTAAAGCGTTTTGGTCGAGGTTTTGATATGGGTTTCGATGGTGCTGCGGGGTGCCAAAAGCGTGACGGTCACGCCGATCAGCATGGCCAGGGCTAGGATCTGGTAGGACAGCGGCCAACCGACGCGCTTGGACAGGACGAGTACCAGCGCATCGGTGGTCAGGATAGCGATTCTAAAACCAAAGGCGTAGAAACTGGGGTTAAGGGCCTGATCGGCCTCGCTTTCCGTCTGTTCGACCCGCCAGGCGTCGATAGCGATTTCCTGCGAGGCGGCGGCGAAGGTGACAAAAAGGGCGGCACAGGCAAGACCTGCCAGATTTTGCGGACCAATCAGCGCCATGGCGATCAGGCCAAGGGCAACGCCGATTTGCGACAGCAGCATATAGCTGCGGCGCTGGCCGAGCCAGCCATGCAGGAACGGCAGGCGCACCTTGTCCATCCACGGCGCCCAAACCACTTTCAGACCGTACAGCAAACTGACCCAGCCCAGAAAACCAATCAGAGTCAGGGAGATGCCTGAACTTCTTAACCAGAAACCCAGGGTGCCGCCCACCAGAAGGAAGGGCAGGCCGGCGGAAAAGCCCATACCAAGCAGCAGCCATGAGGTCGGATGCCTGAGAGCTGCGCCTACGGCTTTCACGCGGTTTTTTGTCTCGTGTGCAATCATATGACGGCTCCTTGCGCGATGAAGCCAGATTCTCCCGTCTTCGGACAGGTTTTCTTTTTAAATACGGGGTCTTTTGGCTTGCGGGCGGTTAAGCGTCCCTCTATGTTCGCGCCAAATTCAAAGCCATTTGCAGAGCACAATGTCTTCAGCCGAACCCTTAAGTTTTCAGGACCTGATCCTGACCCTTCACAGCTACTGGTCCAAACAGGGCTGCGCCATACTCCAGCCCTATGATATCGAGGTCGGCGCCGGCACGCTCCATCCGGCCACGGTTCTGCGCGCGCTCGGTAAGAAGCCGTGGAAGGCCGCCTATGTGCAGCCGTCGCGCCGCCCGGTTGATGGCCGCTATGGCGAAAACCCTAACCGTTTGCAGCACTATTACCAGTATCAGGTCATCCTGAAGCCCAATCCGGAGAACCTGCAGGCGCTCTATCTCGGTTCGCTGAAAGCCATCGGGCTTGATCCGCAACTGCACGATATTCGCTTCGTCGAGGACGACTGGGAAAACCCGACCGTGGGCGCCTGGGGTCTCGGCTGGGAAGTGTGGTGCGATGGCATGGAAGTGACGCAATACACCTATTTTCAGGGCGTCGGCGGCATCGAGGTCGATGTGGTGTCGGGCGAACTGACCTACGGGCTGGAGCGTCTGGCCATGTATGTCCAGAACGTCGATAACGTTTACGATCTCCGGTTCAACAATGATGGCGTCAAGTACGGCGACATCTTCAAGGAGCAGGAGCGCCAGTTCTCGGCCTTCAATTTCGAGGCGTCGGACGTGCCGACGCTCAAGCGCCAGTTTGAAGACATGGAAGCCAATGTGACGCGCATTCTGGAGACCAAGAACAGCCTGGGATATCCGCTAGTTTTGCCGGCTTATGACCATGTGCTCAAGGCCTCACACCTGTTCAACCTGATGGATGCGCGCGGCGCCATCGCCGTGGCGGAGCGTCAGAGCTATATCGGTCGTATCCGTGATCTCTGTAAGGCTTGCGCGCTTGAATGGGCGAAGCAGGAGGAGACACGATAATGGCGCAGTTGTTGATCGAACTCTTTTCCGAAGAAATTCCGGCCCGTATGCAACTGGGCGCGGCACGCGATTTCGAGCGTCTGTTTGACGCCAAACTCACAGCGTCCGGCCTGACGTTTGAGAGCCTCAAGGCCTATGTTGGCCCGCGCCGTCTGGTGCTTGTGGTCGACGGTTTGCCTGCTGAAACGGCGGCCGTGACTGAAGAGGTCAAAGGGCCGAAGGAAAGCGCCCCGCCGCAAGCCATGGAAGGCTTCCTGCGCAAGGTCGGTCTCACGCAAGATAAGCTCGTGCTGGAAAACGGCGTCTGGCTGGCGCGGGTTGAAAAGCCGGGTGTGAAGACAGCCGAGGTGCTGGGCGCCATGCTGTGCGAGGTGATCCTCAGCTTCCCCTGGCCGAAATCGATGCGTTCCGGCACCAGCACGTTCCGCTGGGTGCGGCCGCTGAAGCGTATCCTTTTCCTGTTCGATGGGGTGGTCATTCCGTTTGAACTCGAAGGCCTGACGGCTTCCAACCTCACCGAAGGGCACCGCTTTCTCGGTTCGGATCAACCGTTGCCGGTCAGTGATTTCGTCAGCTATCAGAAGGCCTTGGTCGATAATTCTGTCATTCTGGATCATGCTGAGCGCCAAAGGATCATTCTCGAACAAGCCAAGGCCGTCTGCGCTGAGGCGGTCTGCGAACTGATTGAGGATCAGGGGCTACTCGAAGAAGTGGCGGGGCTCAACGAATTCCCCGTTCCGCTGCTGGGGGATATGGACCCGGCCTTCCTGACACTGCCGCCGGAGGTCATCAAGACCTCGATGCGCACGCATCAGAAGTACTTCGCGGTCAAGGATAGGACGACGGGCAAGATGGCGGCTAAGTTCGTCATCACCTCGAACATGAAAGCGATCGATGGCGGCGCGGAAATCAAGCGCGGTAATGCCAAGGTACTGTCGGCGCGTCTTTCTGATGCCGTCTTCTTCTGGAAGGAAGACAACCGCGCCCATAATTTCGATCAATGGTTGACGAAGCTGAATGGCGTGACTTTCCATGCCAAGCTCGGCACCATGGCGCAGCGCGTGGCGCGCATTGAAGCGCTGGCGAAAGACATCGCGCCTTTCATTCACGCCGATCCGGCTGTGGCGGCTGAGGCGGCGCGTCTCGCCAAGGCCGATCTGGCGTCTTACATGGTCGGGGAGTTTCCGGAACTGCAAGGCGTCATGGGCGGTTATTACGCCGATGCCGCCGGGCTGAAGCCGGAGGTCGCCAACGCCATCCGTGAGCATTACAAGCCGCAGGGCCCTTCGGATTCGGTGCCGGAAGCCGCTGTTTCGGCCGCTGTGGCCCTGGCTGACAAAATCGATACCCTGATCGGTTTCTTCGCTATCGATGAAAAGCCGACCGGCTCGAAAGACCCGTTCGCCCTGCGTCGTTCGGCGCTCGGCATACTGCGTATCCTGCGCCAGCACAATATCCGCGTTG
The window above is part of the Asticcacaulis sp. MM231 genome. Proteins encoded here:
- a CDS encoding 4-(cytidine 5'-diphospho)-2-C-methyl-D-erythritol kinase; the protein is MTLSKTARAKVNLYLHVAAPDARGYHPLQSLVVFADIGDEVALSPAQGCQLSIKGPFSQGLSRGEDNLVMKAVRRFEAFAGTRLSHDILLTKNLPIASGIGGGSADAGAVLTLLRQAYAPDMGDDDLASLAGAIGADGVMCLWSQPAVAEGYGEKLTPIDLPSVPAVLINPLVECSTAAVYAGFDAQGKFNDLEAGRGFSGIVNIDDMVTALSHTRNDLQAPAIRMQPVIAQVLTDLEAQQETLFARMSGSGATCFALCRTDEDAEALSVRLRVMYPSGWGRRCRLG
- a CDS encoding DUF6157 family protein, which codes for MKITNTFIRIADDSDAAMGIVPKVKPGKPSVARMHYDLLTDHPYEYDLDSFNFEIWCQRNDIDAADRESHREAFFSKGHPCMRASPLTKTHGFGAHYNYAGKIAIYPVDSKAYHKLLNDPDNKVEMAMRSNRPASAKATAPAPAGRVHHAQTHA
- a CDS encoding AmpG family muropeptide MFS transporter, translating into MIAHETKNRVKAVGAALRHPTSWLLLGMGFSAGLPFLLVGGTLGFWLRSSGISLTLIGFLGWVSLLYGLKVVWAPWMDKVRLPFLHGWLGQRRSYMLLSQIGVALGLIAMALIGPQNLAGLACAALFVTFAAASQEIAIDAWRVEQTESEADQALNPSFYAFGFRIAILTTDALVLVLSKRVGWPLSYQILALAMLIGVTVTLLAPRSTIETHIKTSTKTLYALIVEPFVSFFNAHKGTAGLILLTLALYRLPDYLIGPVAGPLYQDTGLDQDTIAAMRASIGLWASFIGIAAGGSCLLWLGVQRSFLLGALVGPISNICFSWMAVSHGDPVIFGLTLVADNFSNGIAETALVGFMTQQTLNSRQGREHTLTHYALMYSVAAFTGKFLKGFSGWAVDLIKPDLGLFNAYSAFFMGTALIGLPCLILCWYMGKKGVFSH
- a CDS encoding glycine--tRNA ligase subunit alpha, yielding MSSAEPLSFQDLILTLHSYWSKQGCAILQPYDIEVGAGTLHPATVLRALGKKPWKAAYVQPSRRPVDGRYGENPNRLQHYYQYQVILKPNPENLQALYLGSLKAIGLDPQLHDIRFVEDDWENPTVGAWGLGWEVWCDGMEVTQYTYFQGVGGIEVDVVSGELTYGLERLAMYVQNVDNVYDLRFNNDGVKYGDIFKEQERQFSAFNFEASDVPTLKRQFEDMEANVTRILETKNSLGYPLVLPAYDHVLKASHLFNLMDARGAIAVAERQSYIGRIRDLCKACALEWAKQEETR
- the glyS gene encoding glycine--tRNA ligase subunit beta, with product MAQLLIELFSEEIPARMQLGAARDFERLFDAKLTASGLTFESLKAYVGPRRLVLVVDGLPAETAAVTEEVKGPKESAPPQAMEGFLRKVGLTQDKLVLENGVWLARVEKPGVKTAEVLGAMLCEVILSFPWPKSMRSGTSTFRWVRPLKRILFLFDGVVIPFELEGLTASNLTEGHRFLGSDQPLPVSDFVSYQKALVDNSVILDHAERQRIILEQAKAVCAEAVCELIEDQGLLEEVAGLNEFPVPLLGDMDPAFLTLPPEVIKTSMRTHQKYFAVKDRTTGKMAAKFVITSNMKAIDGGAEIKRGNAKVLSARLSDAVFFWKEDNRAHNFDQWLTKLNGVTFHAKLGTMAQRVARIEALAKDIAPFIHADPAVAAEAARLAKADLASYMVGEFPELQGVMGGYYADAAGLKPEVANAIREHYKPQGPSDSVPEAAVSAAVALADKIDTLIGFFAIDEKPTGSKDPFALRRSALGILRILRQHNIRVGLGQLAGFWYKSLLMYAGEGRAVYVDTENWRGSAGPRWSEGEGDIFDNYLRDFQQGLLESPVWVISTDRNYDLDILYEHVPNVPDVEGALLSFRSFTQVGPEFEDFMADRLKVQLKDEGFRFDVIEAVFALKDGDIVRQTEKIGALEAVLKYPEGENLLAAHKRAANILAAEAKKAALPQGDPKAPKDAPAVEATLLTHINTAKRAVETSLAEEKYIDALHHIAAMRHDVDAFLDGVLVNAEDPAIRANRLILLQAVCDLSGDIADLSKIS